A single Diachasmimorpha longicaudata isolate KC_UGA_2023 chromosome 10, iyDiaLong2, whole genome shotgun sequence DNA region contains:
- the LOC135166903 gene encoding angiotensin-converting enzyme-like isoform X2 produces the protein MRLAVILSFHILKIIQCDDTTGGPDDFQKLNSELLKLNEINAILEWESATHLSPNVSTFKRKFYEKRTGWREWWCDKLRRSRDERRIYSLCRGPKYSPEQASLLSLISDKLSGSYQSREVCDTSDKCFRGETELRRLMMTSRDEGALRWAWTAWRDGLNSLKSLFMQFIAVQNAGARKNGYKDIGDVWREEIGITDAEVVMEVMWSDVEEIYRLLHAVVRFRLQKVYPGVVHPLLPIPAHLLGDLWSQNWGALVDLVLPEKSVTLNITESLRNKNYSVLDMVKRSEDFYVSLGFPRLPKLFWERSIFTRGDRDMNCHASAANMYRKGDFRMLGCFEVNEEDFRAIHHEMGHIYYYEAYENQDTIFRSGVNSALHESIGEAILLGVMTPQHLQRMGLAGDAILTDDLALLLREALIKLPLIAYSLAVEKWRFRIFEGKVDSTELNDLWWRLHRDIMGIAPEPDEDGQYCGAPRCITKIDE, from the exons ATGAGACTCGCAGTCATTCTCTCATTTCACATCTTGAAAATCATACAGTGCGATGACACCACCGGTGGACCCGACGACTTCCAGAAACTGAACTCTGAGTTACTGAAATTAAACGAGATAAACGCGATTCTCGAATGGGAATCAGCGACTCATCTCTCCCCGAATGTTTCAACTTTTaagagaaaattttacgaGAAGAGGACGGGGTGGCGGGAGTGGTGGTGCGATAAATTGAGGAGATCGAGAGACGAGAGGAGGATTTATAGTCTCTGCAGAGGACCCAAATATTCACCGGAGCAGGCGAGTCTCCTGTCCCTAATATCAGATAAACTGAGCGGGAGCTATCAGTCGAGAGAAGTTTGTGACACCTCTGACAAGTGTTTCCGGGGAGAAACTGAGTTAAGGAGGCTTATGATGACCTCCAGGGATGAAGGGGCCCTACGGTGGGCCTGGACTGCTTGGAGGGATGGGCTGAACTCCCTGAAATCACTATTCATGCAATTTATCGCAGTCCAAAATGCGGGAGCGAGAAAGAACG GATATAAAGACATCGGCGATGTCTGGAGGGAAGAAATAGGAATAACAGACGCAGAAGTAGTGATGGAAGTGATGTGGTCAGACGTCGAGGAAATATATCGGCTTCTTCACGCTGTTGTCAGGTTTCGACTGCAGAAGGTGTATCCGGGAGTTGTCCATCCGCTCTTACCCATCCCAGCGCATTTGCTAG GGGACCTGTGGAGTCAAAACTGGGGAGCCCTCGTCGATCTCGTCCTGCCCGAAAAATCAGTGACCCTGAATATCACAGAGTCattgaggaataaaaattacagtgTCCTGGATATGGTGAAGCGATCAGAGGACTTTTACGTATCTCTGGGGTTCCCCCGGCTACCAAAATTATTCTGGGAGCGGTCGATTTTTACTCGAGGAGATCGCGATATGAATTGCCACGCATCTGCTGCGAATATGTACAGAAAGGGGGATTTCCGGATGTTGGGGTGTTTCGAAGTCAATGAAGAGGACTTTCGAGCGATTCATCATGAAATGGGGCATATTTATTATTACGAAGCGTACGAGAATCAAGACACCATTTTCAGG tCCGGAGTAAATTCAGCATTACACGAAAGCATCGGAGAGGCCATTCTCCTAGGAGTGATGACGCCCCAACATCTCCAGCGAATGGGACTCGCTGGAGACGCTATATTGACCGACGACCTGGCTCTGTTATTGAGAGAAGCTCTGATTAAACTGCCACTGATAGCTTATAGCCTGGCAGTGGAAAAATGGAGGTTCAGAATTTTCGAGGGGAAAGTAGACTCGACAGAGCTGAATGATCTCTGGTGGAGGCTCCACAGGGACATCATGGGAATTGCTCCG GAGCCTGATGAAGATGGGCAGTACTGTGGAGCTCCCCGATGCATTACAAAAATTGACGAGTGA
- the LOC135166903 gene encoding angiotensin-converting enzyme-like isoform X1 — protein sequence MRLAVILSFHILKIIQCDDTTGGPDDFQKLNSELLKLNEINAILEWESATHLSPNVSTFKRKFYEKRTGWREWWCDKLRRSRDERRIYSLCRGPKYSPEQASLLSLISDKLSGSYQSREVCDTSDKCFRGETELRRLMMTSRDEGALRWAWTAWRDGLNSLKSLFMQFIAVQNAGARKNGYKDIGDVWREEIGITDAEVVMEVMWSDVEEIYRLLHAVVRFRLQKVYPGVVHPLLPIPAHLLGDLWSQNWGALVDLVLPEKSVTLNITESLRNKNYSVLDMVKRSEDFYVSLGFPRLPKLFWERSIFTRGDRDMNCHASAANMYRKGDFRMLGCFEVNEEDFRAIHHEMGHIYYYEAYENQDTIFRSGVNSALHESIGEAILLGVMTPQHLQRMGLAGDAILTDDLALLLREALIKLPLIAYSLAVEKWRFRIFEGKVDSTELNDLWWRLHRDIMGIAPVSPRPDYLFFDPLAKFHIIANIPYLRYFFASFLQFEIFDSMCQSAITGKINNVNFTFPLHKCDVYGSKGSTKKLRSLMKMGSTVELPDALQKLTSESKLRVEPLTRYFKPVYDFLRKEIDTFNIPVGWD from the exons ATGAGACTCGCAGTCATTCTCTCATTTCACATCTTGAAAATCATACAGTGCGATGACACCACCGGTGGACCCGACGACTTCCAGAAACTGAACTCTGAGTTACTGAAATTAAACGAGATAAACGCGATTCTCGAATGGGAATCAGCGACTCATCTCTCCCCGAATGTTTCAACTTTTaagagaaaattttacgaGAAGAGGACGGGGTGGCGGGAGTGGTGGTGCGATAAATTGAGGAGATCGAGAGACGAGAGGAGGATTTATAGTCTCTGCAGAGGACCCAAATATTCACCGGAGCAGGCGAGTCTCCTGTCCCTAATATCAGATAAACTGAGCGGGAGCTATCAGTCGAGAGAAGTTTGTGACACCTCTGACAAGTGTTTCCGGGGAGAAACTGAGTTAAGGAGGCTTATGATGACCTCCAGGGATGAAGGGGCCCTACGGTGGGCCTGGACTGCTTGGAGGGATGGGCTGAACTCCCTGAAATCACTATTCATGCAATTTATCGCAGTCCAAAATGCGGGAGCGAGAAAGAACG GATATAAAGACATCGGCGATGTCTGGAGGGAAGAAATAGGAATAACAGACGCAGAAGTAGTGATGGAAGTGATGTGGTCAGACGTCGAGGAAATATATCGGCTTCTTCACGCTGTTGTCAGGTTTCGACTGCAGAAGGTGTATCCGGGAGTTGTCCATCCGCTCTTACCCATCCCAGCGCATTTGCTAG GGGACCTGTGGAGTCAAAACTGGGGAGCCCTCGTCGATCTCGTCCTGCCCGAAAAATCAGTGACCCTGAATATCACAGAGTCattgaggaataaaaattacagtgTCCTGGATATGGTGAAGCGATCAGAGGACTTTTACGTATCTCTGGGGTTCCCCCGGCTACCAAAATTATTCTGGGAGCGGTCGATTTTTACTCGAGGAGATCGCGATATGAATTGCCACGCATCTGCTGCGAATATGTACAGAAAGGGGGATTTCCGGATGTTGGGGTGTTTCGAAGTCAATGAAGAGGACTTTCGAGCGATTCATCATGAAATGGGGCATATTTATTATTACGAAGCGTACGAGAATCAAGACACCATTTTCAGG tCCGGAGTAAATTCAGCATTACACGAAAGCATCGGAGAGGCCATTCTCCTAGGAGTGATGACGCCCCAACATCTCCAGCGAATGGGACTCGCTGGAGACGCTATATTGACCGACGACCTGGCTCTGTTATTGAGAGAAGCTCTGATTAAACTGCCACTGATAGCTTATAGCCTGGCAGTGGAAAAATGGAGGTTCAGAATTTTCGAGGGGAAAGTAGACTCGACAGAGCTGAATGATCTCTGGTGGAGGCTCCACAGGGACATCATGGGAATTGCTCCGGTGAGCCCCCGACCTGATTATCTCTTCTTCGATCCACTTGCGAAATTCCATATTATCGCAAATATTCCCTATTTGAG GTACTTTTTCGCAAGTTTTCTGCAATTCGAAATATTCGACTCGATGTGCCAATCGGCGATTACCGGAAAGATAAATAATGTGAATTTCACTTTTCCACTCCATAAGTGCGATGTGTACGGATCGAAGggttccacaaaaaaattaag GAGCCTGATGAAGATGGGCAGTACTGTGGAGCTCCCCGATGCATTACAAAAATTGACGAGTGAATCCAAACTACGTGTAGAGCCCCTTACGCGGTATTT